From a region of the Daphnia magna isolate NIES linkage group LG1, ASM2063170v1.1, whole genome shotgun sequence genome:
- the LOC123469811 gene encoding Down syndrome cell adhesion molecule-like protein Dscam2 produces MLANGDLHVLSARQGDENHLYHCRVLVQPNGQTMTSSTARRIILSQETMTKMAPVIVESVNRIRVWRGQDAVLPCVFHGYPPPKIKWCKSQTIQCGNLLLPLVASAATQEHRGGVLGHGRHRLVGGTLLIASVVAEDQGRYIFSVNNSMGLVESRTELVFRDKLQVRIVERRRRRRRRIGCPAIQVVDAETSVTITCHFSGSPRPVVSWLKDGQRYLVGNSGRVSSSSGDDGYTDMVQLSISSVQREDEGIYQCLASNDEGDWAQASAQLAIGAFPPHLKETFSRQVVHPGSSVSLKCLASGTPLPHFTWTLDGFPLSPVSERYFLGQQQQTGHDDLVVAHLNITHVRVEDGGNYKAFVAFVRTVCSGESSGSRRAFSQFAYLLQFNGSLTIDPLDKSSDAGLYSCEVRGQNGLSARQSLQLNILGRFFAAS; encoded by the exons ATGCTGGCCAATGGCGACTTGCACGTTTTGTCTGCACGCCAAGGCGACGAGAATCATTTGTATCATTGTCGAGTTCTCGTCCAGCCCAACGGGCAAACAATGACCAGTTCCACTGCTAGACGAATCATCCTCAGTCAAG AAACCATGACAAAGATGGCACCAGTCATTGTAGAAAGTGTGAATCGAATTCGAGTTTGGCGTGGACAAGATGCCGTTTTACCTTGTGTTTTTCACGGATATCCTCCGCCTAAAATCAA ATGGTGCAAAAGTCAAACGATTCAGTGTGGCAATCTGTTGTTGCCACTGGTGGCATCAGCTGCCACGCAAGAGCATCGTGGTGGAGTGCTGGGACATGGGCGTCATCGCCTCGTTGGTGGCACTTTACTCATCGCTTCCGTCGTCGCCGAAGATCAGGGCCGTTACATTTTTTCCGTCAACAATTCCATGGGATTAGTCGAATCACGTACCGAACTCGTTTTTCGTGACAAATTACAAGTCAGAATCGTCgaacgtcgtcgtcgtcgccgCCGCCGCATCGGCTGCCCAGCAATTCAAGTCGTCGATGCAGAGACGTCCGTCACCATCACGTGTCATTTCTCCGGTAGTCCCAG GCCGGTTGTCAGTTGGCTCAAAGATGGCCAGCGCTACTTGGTGGGCAATAGTGGGCGTGTCTCTTCTTCATCCGGCGACGACGGCTACACCGATATGGTCCAGTTATCCATTTCGTCCGTCCAACGTGAAGATGAGGGAATATACCAATGCCTGGCATCCAATGACGAAGGAGATTGGGCCCAAGCATCGGCCCAGCTGGCCATTGGAGCATTTCCTCCTCATTTGAAAGAAACGTTCAGTCGGCAAGTTGTACATCCGGGAAGTTCAGTCTCGTTGAAATGTTTGGCCTCTGGCACTCCGCTGCCTCATTTCACTTGGACGCTGGACGGGTTTCCGTTATCGCCCGTTTCCGAACGATATTTCCTCGgccagcagcaacaaacgGGTCACGACGATCTTGTAGTGGCTCATCTCAACATAACCCACGTCCGAGTCGAAGACGGAGGCAATTACAAA GCGTTTGTGGCGTTTGTGCGAACAGTGTGTAGCGGAGAATCGAGTGGGTCGCGTAGAGCATTCAGCCAATTTGCATATTTACTTCAATTCAATGGCAGTTTGACGATCGATCCGTTGGATAAGAGCAGCGACGCCGGTCTTTATAGTTGCGAGGTGCGTGGCCAGAACGGACTCTCGGCTCGCCAGTCACTTCAACTCAACATCCTCG gTAGATTCTTTGCTGCGTCATAG
- the LOC123469813 gene encoding Down syndrome cell adhesion molecule-like protein 1 homolog — protein MALLVFIPYRLGTATLVFTCCMLITERLGSSAAGSGIWDPVESSSTSAASTATSTATTNNLITLSPNGSLTLHTFRPEQFRPDVHAATYRCLAANFIGRILSTPVRVRAVILPPFEVNVENPRVRRGSTAVFRCSVPDSVRDYVTVTSWIQDNRYDIFLTSSQGRLCQVEIND, from the exons ATGGCTTTATTAGTCTTTATTCCATATCGTTTAGGCACCGCTACTCTCGTCTTCACTTGCTGCATGCTGATAACTG AACGTTTAGGCAGCAGCGCGGCAGGCAGCGGCATCTGGGATCCAGTCGAATCATCTTCTACGTCTGCAGCGTCAACTGCAACGTCAACTGCAACGACAAACAATCTAATCACGTTATCACCTAATGGCAGTTTGACTTTGCACACCTTCCGGCCGGAGCAGTTCCGACCAGACGTTCACGCTGCCACCTACAGGTGTTTGGCAGCCAATTTCATTGGTCGTATCCTCTCCACTCCTGTGCGCGTCCGTGCAG TGATTTTGCCGCCATTCGAGGTCAACGTCGAGAATCCTCGAGTTCGTCGTGGCAGTACGGCTGTTTTTCGTTGCTCTGTTCCTGACTCTGTTCGTGATTATGTTACAGTCACTTCTTGGATTCAAGACAATCGATACGACATTTTTCTTACTTCAAGTCAAGGTAGACTATGCCAAGTGGAAATCAATGACTGA